The Candidatus Methylomirabilota bacterium genome segment TCCATGAGCGCGCCCGAGTTCACGTGCGTCTGCCCGAGGACCGGCCAGCCGGACTTCGCCACGATCCGGATCCGCTACGTGCCCGACCAGCACCTGGTGGAGCTCAAGTCGCTGAAGCTCTACCTGTGGTCGTATCGAGACGAGGGCGCCTTCCACGAGGACGTGACCAACCGCATCCTCAACGACTTCGTGGCGGCGGCCCGGCCTCGCTGGGCCGAAGTGGTGGGCGACTTCAACGTGCGGGGCGGCATCAAGACCGAAGTCCGGGCGACTCACGGCAAGCGCCCGGAGATGTAGCGGGCTGTTCGAGCGCCGGCTTTGCCGGCGCAATCTTTCCTGGGGGAGGCCTCGGAGGGGGCCGCCGAGGCCCCCTCCGATTAAAGCAGCGCGCGCAGCAACACGCCGACCAGACCCGTGCGCGAGGCCAGCGTGACGATGACCTCGGCGTGCCAGTTGAACCGAGCGGTACCCCGGATGATGGCTTGCACGTCGTCCTGGGCCAGCGCGTCGAGCAGGAGGTCGATCCCCTCGTCATCCAGCCGGCTGACGATGTCCCTGACCCAGCCGGACACCCGCAGCTCCTGGCCGAGCCGCTCCTGCCACCGCCGCTCGTAGCGGCGCAGGCCGCCGGCATCGAGCCGCCCCTCCTGGAGCGCCTCCACGAGGGTCTCGGCCGCCAGCGAGGCGCTGAGCAGGCTGTAGAAGATGCCTCCCCCCGTGGTGGGTTTGGTGAAGCCGGCCGCGTCCCCGACGACCAGGACGCGGTCGCCATACGTCCGCTCGATGCGCGTGAGCGGCAGCAGGCGGCGCAGCATGCCCGCCGGCTCGTCCCGCAGGCGGCGGCCGACTTCAGGTCGGGCGAGCAGGCGCTCGAGCGCCGTGCCGGCGTCGGCGTTGGCCATGACACCGACCTTGACCCGCTCGCGGCCCCCTCGCCTGACCGGCACCACCCAGCCGAAGCCGTCAGGCGCGACAGCCCGGCCGAAGAAGATATCGACGTGATCCTCGCCGCCGGCCTCGACCTCGAGCTGCGCTGTCTGCACGAGCTGTGCGGGCACACCGAGCCCCAGGTCGCGCTGCAAACGGTACGACACCCCGCAGGCCAGCACGCAGGCTCGAGCCCTCACCCGGGCCGGGCCCGCCGTCAGCTGCACGCCGGCGCTGTCCACCAGCACCTCGGTGACCCGGGTGGCGGAGCGGATGACCGCGCCGGCGTCGGTCGCCCGCTGAGCGAGCATGGCGTCGAAGACGCCTCGATCGATGGCCAGGATCTGATCGCGCGGGCCGCCGTCCCAGGAGAGCTCGTGGGCGACGCCGCCGGGCCCGTGCAGGCGCGCACGGCTCAGGCGGTTGAGGATCGCCTCGTCGGGAATCTTGGCGAAGTCGGCCGTCTCGAGCGAGACGATGCCCGTGCAGTGGGTGGGCTCGCCGACGGCAGGGTGCTCCTCGAAGAGGATGACATCGAGGCCGGCTTCAGCGCAGCGCTCGGCGACGAGCAGCCCGGCAGGGCCGCCGCCCACGATGGCGACGTCCATCGCCCGGCATTATAGGAAACGTCCCCGCTCCGGCGAAGCTTTTGCGGTGGCCGGATCAGAGCTTGGGGCCGCGATGCTCCCACTTGCCCCGCGCCGTGATCCAGAAGGACAGCGCGAGGAGCTTGAGATCGAGGGCCAGGCTCCGGCGGCGGATGTAGAGGAGGTCGTACTTGAACTTGTAGCGGCGCGGAATGTCCCGGTCGGCGTAGATCTGGGCCAGGCCGGTCAGCCCCGGC includes the following:
- a CDS encoding NAD(P)/FAD-dependent oxidoreductase, translated to MDVAIVGGGPAGLLVAERCAEAGLDVILFEEHPAVGEPTHCTGIVSLETADFAKIPDEAILNRLSRARLHGPGGVAHELSWDGGPRDQILAIDRGVFDAMLAQRATDAGAVIRSATRVTEVLVDSAGVQLTAGPARVRARACVLACGVSYRLQRDLGLGVPAQLVQTAQLEVEAGGEDHVDIFFGRAVAPDGFGWVVPVRRGGRERVKVGVMANADAGTALERLLARPEVGRRLRDEPAGMLRRLLPLTRIERTYGDRVLVVGDAAGFTKPTTGGGIFYSLLSASLAAETLVEALQEGRLDAGGLRRYERRWQERLGQELRVSGWVRDIVSRLDDEGIDLLLDALAQDDVQAIIRGTARFNWHAEVIVTLASRTGLVGVLLRALL
- the queF gene encoding preQ(1) synthase, whose amino-acid sequence is SMSAPEFTCVCPRTGQPDFATIRIRYVPDQHLVELKSLKLYLWSYRDEGAFHEDVTNRILNDFVAAARPRWAEVVGDFNVRGGIKTEVRATHGKRPEM